Proteins found in one Amycolatopsis aidingensis genomic segment:
- a CDS encoding FtsK/SpoIIIE domain-containing protein gives MGARESRWVDPAPLEIARPRLPWWTLLPGWVKLVCLPVAVVWVLAWLLALLGRVVWRYPLLVLAAVVTAWFDMIAGHWAVGGTVAGLTVGLVVWWRVHPDSFWRIAGPARSEIRQLAVYSADWRSVMRLSDLVKLVRGKEHRPKLGRVRSEGWRDRVRVRMVKGQAPEQWEAHASGLAHAFKASSCRVRVRKPGRLELDFVHRDPLQRPIPAPALADDAAGVDLKRLPVGRTETGKLWRLRLLARHLLVVGVSGAGKGSLLWAIVRALAPMIRTGQVRLYGIDPKGGMELGQAPEVFGNRVVFDNGPDAVALLEDIATEVKTRASRYRGWLRSWSPSTGDPFLLLVVDELADVIAYQPDKTLRERATRAVQTITSQGRAPGVCVLGLLQDPRKEVVGFRHLFTTRIAMRLDEKQQVDMVLGDGVRERGATAHEISEQTPGVAWAKEDGRREPFRARAFHVTDDDLDELVTTVTGVPTHRAQVLSFPERGERDGGAVA, from the coding sequence ATGGGTGCGCGGGAGTCGCGCTGGGTGGATCCGGCGCCGTTGGAGATCGCCCGGCCTCGGTTGCCGTGGTGGACCCTGCTGCCCGGCTGGGTCAAGCTCGTCTGTCTGCCGGTCGCTGTGGTCTGGGTGCTGGCGTGGCTGCTGGCGCTGCTGGGTCGGGTGGTGTGGCGCTACCCGCTGCTCGTGCTCGCCGCTGTGGTGACGGCCTGGTTCGACATGATCGCGGGTCACTGGGCGGTGGGCGGCACGGTCGCCGGGCTCACGGTGGGGCTGGTGGTGTGGTGGCGGGTGCATCCGGACTCGTTCTGGCGCATCGCCGGACCGGCCCGCTCCGAGATCCGGCAACTCGCGGTCTACTCGGCCGACTGGCGGTCGGTGATGCGGCTGTCAGACCTGGTCAAGCTCGTACGCGGCAAAGAACACCGCCCGAAACTCGGCCGGGTCCGCTCCGAGGGATGGCGGGACCGGGTGCGGGTCCGCATGGTCAAGGGCCAGGCGCCGGAGCAGTGGGAAGCCCACGCCTCGGGGTTGGCGCATGCCTTCAAGGCGTCCTCGTGCCGGGTGCGGGTGCGCAAGCCGGGTCGCCTGGAGCTGGACTTCGTGCACCGTGACCCACTCCAGCGGCCGATTCCGGCCCCGGCACTGGCGGACGATGCAGCCGGGGTGGATCTGAAGCGGCTGCCGGTCGGGCGCACCGAGACCGGGAAGCTGTGGCGGCTGCGGCTGCTCGCCCGGCACCTGCTCGTCGTGGGCGTGTCCGGCGCCGGGAAGGGTTCACTGCTGTGGGCCATCGTCCGTGCCCTGGCGCCGATGATCCGCACCGGGCAGGTCCGGCTGTACGGGATCGACCCGAAGGGCGGGATGGAACTCGGGCAGGCTCCGGAAGTGTTCGGCAATCGGGTGGTGTTCGACAACGGGCCGGATGCGGTGGCGCTGCTGGAAGACATCGCCACCGAGGTCAAGACCCGGGCTTCGCGGTATCGGGGCTGGTTGCGGTCCTGGTCGCCGTCGACGGGTGATCCGTTCCTGCTGCTGGTGGTGGACGAGCTGGCGGACGTGATCGCCTACCAGCCGGACAAAACCCTGCGCGAACGCGCGACCAGGGCCGTGCAGACCATCACCAGCCAAGGCCGCGCCCCGGGCGTGTGCGTCCTCGGCCTGCTCCAAGACCCGCGTAAGGAGGTGGTGGGGTTCCGGCACCTGTTCACCACCCGGATCGCGATGCGCCTGGATGAGAAGCAACAGGTCGACATGGTGTTAGGGGACGGGGTGCGTGAGCGGGGCGCGACGGCGCATGAGATCTCGGAGCAGACCCCGGGTGTCGCCTGGGCGAAGGAAGACGGGCGGCGGGAACCGTTCCGTGCCCGGGCGTTCCACGTGACTGATGACGATCTGGATGAGCTGGTCACGACCGTGACCGGGGTGCCTACCCATCGGGCGCAAGTCCTGTCGTTCCCCGAGCGCGGCGAGCGGGATGGGGGTGCAGTGGCATGA
- a CDS encoding AMED_5909 family protein: MSTVGVRLGYSEVSPGSTDEAHEMIGRAMPRGDADLSVWLTFYRQCAAVYESLGEAGKYWRDKELHKAKLCEQKMAAAREQQNNPE; this comes from the coding sequence GTGAGCACCGTGGGAGTACGACTCGGCTACTCCGAGGTCAGCCCCGGGAGCACGGATGAGGCGCACGAGATGATCGGCCGGGCCATGCCTCGCGGGGATGCGGATCTGTCGGTGTGGCTGACGTTCTACCGCCAGTGCGCGGCGGTGTACGAATCGCTGGGCGAGGCCGGGAAGTACTGGCGGGACAAGGAGCTGCACAAGGCCAAGCTGTGTGAGCAGAAGATGGCTGCGGCAAGGGAGCAGCAGAACAACCCCGAATAA